The segment TGTCAGTCATTACATAGCGACCAAATGGTTTTAAATCTCCGAGCAGTGGAACACGTGAACCTATGCGATGGAAATCATCGAGTGATAAATCAACTTCTGCTTCGTGTGCGATGGCTAATAAGTGGAGCACGGCATTGGTTGATCCGCCCACTGCCATAACCGCCGTTATAGCGTTTTCAAATGCGCGCTTAGTTAAAATATCGCGAGTCGTTAGACCCATCTTGATCATATTTACAACGGCAGCTCCAGATTGAACTGCGAATGCATCGCGACGACGGTCAACTGCAGGAGGTGCAGCAGATCCTGGAAGCGAGAGACCAATTGCTTCACCAACTGTTGCCATGGTGTTTGCCGTATACATGCCACCGCAAGCGCCTTCACCTGGACAGATAGCGCGCTCAATTTGATCAACGCGTTCCTTAGTGATCAACCCGCGAGCGCATGCACCAACTGCTTCAAAGGCATCAATGATGGTTACATCGTTTCCATCTACTTGGCCAGGAAGAGTTGATCCGGCATAGACAAATACAGATGCCACATCGATACGCGCTGCCGCCATCATCATTCCAGGCAGTGACTTATCGCACCCTGCAAAAGTGACCATGCCATCAAAGCGTTCTGCCTGCATAACAGTTTCAACTGAATCCGCGATTACTTCACGAGATACAAGTGAAAAGTGCATACCTTCATGGCCCATTGAGATTCCATCGGAAACTGAGATGGTGCCAAATTGCATTGGGAATCCACCGGCATCGATAACGCCTTGCTTAGAAGCTTTAGCTAAGCGATCTAATGAGAGATTACATGGGGTGATTTCATTCCAGGACGATGCAATTCCAATTTGTGGCTTGACCCAATCTTCATCACCCATTCCGACTGCGCGAAGCATTCCGCGGGCAGGTGCGCGCTCTAAACCATCTGTGACCAAACCCGAACGTGGCTTCATCTGCGACATGGCGGTGAGTCTAATAGACTCCACTCATTGACTTCAATATTTAACCAATTTGCTTAACGTTTCCGAGGAGATTTCTGTGTCAAAAAAGCCTGTCCAATTAGATAAAGATGGATTAGATCCAAATCGCTGGCGTACGCTCTTTGTAGTTGCCATCGCTCAATTAATGGTCGTTCTTGACTCATCTATTGTAAATATTGCGATCCCAAGCGCTAAAGCAGATCTCGGGATTACCGATGCTAATCAGCAATGGGTTATAACCG is part of the Candidatus Planktophila lacus genome and harbors:
- the ilvD gene encoding dihydroxy-acid dehydratase, whose translation is MSQMKPRSGLVTDGLERAPARGMLRAVGMGDEDWVKPQIGIASSWNEITPCNLSLDRLAKASKQGVIDAGGFPMQFGTISVSDGISMGHEGMHFSLVSREVIADSVETVMQAERFDGMVTFAGCDKSLPGMMMAAARIDVASVFVYAGSTLPGQVDGNDVTIIDAFEAVGACARGLITKERVDQIERAICPGEGACGGMYTANTMATVGEAIGLSLPGSAAPPAVDRRRDAFAVQSGAAVVNMIKMGLTTRDILTKRAFENAITAVMAVGGSTNAVLHLLAIAHEAEVDLSLDDFHRIGSRVPLLGDLKPFGRYVMTDMDRVGGVPVILKALLDAGLLHGDVMTVTGKTMAENLAGINPPDVDGDILHAVATPLSTDVGITILGGSLATDGAVCKTAGIGIESFEGPARVFEREQAAMAALENGTIQAGDVVVIRYEGPKGGPGMREMLMITGAIKGAGLGKSTLLLTDGRFSGGSTGLCVGHVAPEAVDGGPIAFIKDGDLVRIDIKARTLDLLVDPAELEARKVGWQPLPHKFTRGVLAKYSKTVGSASKGAVCG